Part of the Sinorhizobium terangae genome is shown below.
GTCTTGTTGACGATGTACCAGAAAACCGAAAGCAGAATGGCCGTGATGATAACGATGATGATCTGCTTCAGCGAAATGGCGATGCCGAAGATATCATAGACCGACGAGACAAGCGGCGGGATCGGCTTGTTGCGCGGGCCCTGGGTCACCTGAATGAAGTTCGACAGTACGATCGACATGCCGATGGCCGTGATCAGCGGCGCCAGACGGAAGGACCCGCGCAGCGGACGGTAAGCCACCCGCTCAATGGTCCAGTTCCAAATCGCTGCCGTAAGCATACCGACGATCATCATTAGCAACAGCGCCAGTACAACCGGCACACCCGCCATGAATGTTGTGAGAATCAGAAAGACAATCAACGCGGCAAAGCCGCCCAGCATGAAGATATCGCCGTGGGCGAAGTTGATCATGCCGATGATGCCGTAAACCATGGTATAACCGATCGCGATCATACCATAAATAGACCCAAGCGTCAGCCCGTTGACGAGCTGCTGGACGAAATACTCCATCAATCTTCCCCTGGACCAGATCCTAGCGGTCCGATCTCTTGTTATTAGAGCTCATTGGTGAGCGTGCTCTTTGCCCCAATTCCATACCTCTTTCAAACGAAAATGAAAGCTAAAAAGTGGTTCTCCTCCGGATTCTTCGGCGATAAAATCGATTTGGCGTTTTCGAAGCCAGAAAAATCAAAATTTTAGCAGCGATCGCACGCGAAATGAGCACGATTGACCGCAAAGTCGCGGAAAATCGGCATCAATAGCCTCACGCGTTCCATAGGACGCACAAAGGACGCTGTAGCAATTTGAATTGCGGCCGATGTTGCGATTGGACAATTCGGAGACTGCCGCAACCGCTTGCCTCGTCACCCGGCGAATGCCGCCGTCAGGTCGTGTTCGCGCCCCATTGTCATGAGGTCATCGAAAAGGGACTCCGCATAAGAGCGCGGAGCGATCAGCTCGAATGCGTCTTGCCCGGTGCGCGCAAGATTGACGGCAATGTGGCCGCAAAGCGCATTCGCGCTGGTCCCGGTCTCAAAGGCGGCGGGATGCAGGTCGAGGCCGATGCCCTTTGCAAGGATCCGGCGCACCGATGGTCCGGAAAGCCGCAACAAGACGCGCGCGTCGCTTTGATCGACGATATGGGCCCGGCCGCTGCACAGGGCATCGAGACGACGTTGCAGCGCCTCCGGCGTATCGTTTTCAGAGACGACCAGCCATTCGCCCGGCGCGCTGAAGCGCACCGCGAATTCAGTTGCCGACGACAACAGCTTTTCGACCGCGTCCTCCTCGCCGGCAATGGCAAGCACCAACGCCACCGCCTGCCTGTGGCCGATCGCGAGATGATTGGCGCCGGGCGACTGGGGCGTGCCGCGCAGCTTCTCATCGAGCGCATTGCGGTTGTAGTAATCGCGGATCATCGGCGCGTCCTCAGGCTTTCATTCTGGCGTTCTCGGGATCGACGAAGACCGGGTCGCAGACTTCGGCGACAACTTCCTGATCGCGCAGCTTGTCCCACACGACAATCCGTTCGCCGTAGCGTTCACGGCCGGATTTGAGGAAGGCAAGCGCGATGTGATGACCGAGTGCCGGCGAGAAGCAGGCGGAGCTGACCCAGCCCTGGTCGCTGAGGGTCGACGGCTTCATGCCCTCGCGCAGCAGATGCGCGCCCGCACGAATGTCCTTTTCCCTGTCCACTGGCTTCAGTCCCACAAGCTGCATGCGGTCTGCGGCCGTCAGTCCATATCTCGACGAGAGATGCTTGCCGATGAAGTCCGTCTTGTGGGAGGAAACCATGCGGCCCAGCCCGGCGTCATCAGGCGTCACCCGACCATCGAATTCGGCATGTGTCGGCAGGCCTTTTTCCACCCGCAGCACATTGAGGGCTTCCACCCCATAGGCGCAGATATCGAAGGCGCGGCCCACGTCCATCAGCTGATCGGCAACTGCCACGCCAAATCCCGCCGGAACGGCGAGTTCGAAGGCCAACTCGCCGGAGAAGGAGATGCGGAAAAGCCGCGCTTTCAGGCCGCCCTTGAGCGTGACTGCTCCGGCTGCGAGGAACGGGAATGCCGCGTCGGAGATGTCATCCTCGACAAGCTGCTGCAACACGCTGCGCGCCTTCGGGCCGGCAATCGCTATCTGCGCCCATTGGTCGGATACGGAGCAGAAACGAACTTTCAGTTCGGGCCAGAGCACCTGCGAGCAATACTCCATGTGTGATATCACGCCGCCCGCCATCGCGGTCGTCGTCGTGACCAGGAAGTGCTCTTCCGCGAGCCGGCTGACGGTGCCGTCGTCATAGACGAAACCGTCCTCGCGAAGCATCAGGCCATAACGAGCCTTGCCGACCGGAAGCTTCAACAGCGCGTTGCAATAGAGCCGATTGAGAAATTCAGCCGCGTCCGGGCCAAAAAGCTCGATCTTGCCGAGTGTCGAGACGTCGCAAATGCCGACGTTGGCCCGTACGTTCAGCACCTCGCGATCGACGCTCTCGCGCCAGGCCTTTTCGCCAGCGCGGGGATACCAGGCGGACCGATACCAATGACCCGACTCGACGAAGGTCGCGCCGCTTTTCCGTGCCCATTCATGCAGCGGTGATTTGCGCGTGGGTGCCGCGTGTTTGTCACGCGCGGTGCCGGCAAGCGCGCCGAAGGAAACGGGCGTGTAGAACGGGCGGAATGTCGTCGTCCCCACGTCCGCGGGGCTCACTCCTCGCATGCCTGCAAGAATGCCAACGGCGTTGATATTCGAGAGCTTGCCCTGGTCGGTAGCCATGCCGCTGGTCGTATAGCGCTTGGCGTGTTCGACGTGGCCGAAGCCTTCGCGCAGAGCAAGCCCCAGATCCTTCGCGTGCACGTCGTTCTGGAAATCGACAAAGGCCTTGGACTTTGCTCCGGGTACATACCAAAGCGCGGTGACGTGCGGATCAGCTTCCTCGCCCGTTTCCGGCAGAATGTCCTGAGCGGGCCTGAATCCCAGTTCGGCGGCGATCGCCGACGCCTTGGCAACGCCATCGCCGAGGCAACCGGCAAGCGTGTAGACCCCATTTGCCGCGCCGGCGACCCGCAGTCCGCTGCCAACGTCCGGCGCAATGAAGGCGCTCAGTTGATCGGACCAGACCGGTTTCGCCCCGCGTTGGCAGGCGAGGTGAATGACGGGGCTCCAGCCGCCGGACATGCCGATCGCGTCACAGGGTACGAGTTCCTCGAAGCCCGACCGCTCGACGACGATCCCCGAAACCCGCCGGCGTCCCTTGGTATCGACAACAGAGGCCGAACGAATCACGCGCGTGCCCTCAGGCGCGGCGTCTTCTGCCGCTGCACGACTGTCGACGATCACCGCGATGGCGATGCCCTTGGCGTGGAGGTCGCGGGCTGCCTGATATCCGGCGCTGCCACTGGTAAAGATCGCAACCGATCTGCCGGCCGCCACGCCGTAGCGGTTCGTATAGATCCTGAGCGCCCCGGCCATCATCACGCCCGGCCGGTCATTGCCGCCGAAGACCAGCGGACGCTCCTCGGCACCGGTCGCGAGAAGCGCCCGCCTCGCGACGATGCGCCAGACCCGCTCCGTCGGCAGCTTGGCGACAGGCTCCGCCACGTGCTTCTGAACCCGTTCGACGGCGCCGAATACATTGTCGTCGTACCACCCAAAGACCGTCGTTCGCGGCAACAGGGCCACGTTCGGCAGCGCCTGCAATTCGGCGGCGACACGATCGGCAAGGACATGCGCGGGCGCACCATCGATCGCCTGCGTTTCCGAAAGGAGCGACCCGCCGAGGCGGAAATCCTCGTCGGCCAGAATGACGCGAAGGCCGGCGCGTGCCGCGGTAAGCGCCGCCATCAGGCCGGTCGGGCCGCCACCAACGACGAGCAGGTCGCAGTGTGCCCAGGATTTCTCATAACTTTCCGGATCGCGCTCGAGTACCGCACGCCCGAGACCGGCAGCACGACGGATCAGCGGCTCGTAAAACTTTTCCCAAAGCTGCGCTGGCCACATGAAGGTCTTGTAGTAGAAGCCCGCGCCAATGAATGGCGAGAGAAGATTGCTCACCGCGCCGATATCGAAGCCGAGCGACGGCCAGCGGTTCTGGCTGCGTGCCGTCAATCCGGCGTAGAGCTCCGCAACGGTCGCTTTCGTGTTCGGATCGCTGCGCGCGCCGGAACCGATCGTGACAAGCGCATTCGGTTCTGACGGGCCGGCGCTAACGATCCCGCGCGGGCGGTGATATTTGAAGCTGCGGCCGACCAGCAGCTGGTCATTGGCAAGGAGCGCCGAGGCAAGCGTATCCCCGGCAAAGCCGCGCAAGGGGCGGCCGTCGAAACTGAAACTCAGCGAACGGCTGCGATCGACCAGTCCTCCCGTCGTCAGGCGATAGGCGGTCATCGGCCGTTCTCCCTGGCGAAGACAGCACCATCGGTCACGGAGTGGACCTCATGGGTAAACGTGTCGCGGTCGACCACGAGGAAGCGGCGGCAGCCCGCCACGTGCTGCCAGTGCTCAAGCGTACGCCCCCGCGGATTGGCGCGCACATAGACATAATCGTGCCAGGCTTCGTCCGATGCGGTCGGCACCGGGCGAACGAGCGATGCGTCGCCGCGGATCGCAAACTCTTCCTTCGGGCGGACCCCGCAATGGGGACAGGTGATCAGGCTTGCCATCGTCTTGTCCTTGGACCCGCGCGGATCCAGTTGGTTCGAAATGCGACCGCGAGGGAGAGAGCGGTTCGCCGCTTCTGTCAGTGAAGATTGGGTTGCGGACCGGCACCGGCCTCGTCGACCGCATAGCCGCGGGCAAAGCGGTCGAGCCTCAGGGCACGCGCGACCGGATGCGTGTCGTTCTTGGCGATCAGGTGAGCGAAGCAGTAGCCCGATGCGGGCGTCGCCTTGAAACCACCGTAGCACCAGCCGCAGTTCAGATAGAGATTGTCGATCGGCGTCCGGTCGATGATCGGCGATCCGTCCATGCTCATGTCCATCACGCCGGCCCAGGAGCGCAGGACCCGGACGCGCGAAAGGCCCGGGATCATCGTCACCCCCTCCTCCATCACATGCTCGGCTGTCGCGAGGTTTCCGCGCTGGGCATAGGAGGTGTAACCGTCGATCTCCGCCCCGAAGACAAGGCCGCCCTTGTCGGACTGCGAGATATAGAAATGCCCGCCGCCGTAGACGATCACATGATCGATGCAGGGCTTCAGCGCTTCGGTCACGAAGGCCTGAAGCACATGGCTCTCGATCGGCAGCTTCAGCTCCGCCATCTCGCCGACGCGGGAGGTGTTGCCCGCGGCCGCCAGCGCCAGCTTCCCACAGCCGATGAAGCCCTTGGTCGTCTCGACCCCGGTGACGACGCCACTTTCGCGGCGAATCGCGGTCACCTCGCAATGTTCGATGATATCGACCCCATGGCGGTCGGCGCCGCGCGCGTAACCCCAGGCGACCGCATCGTGCCGGGCCGTACCGGCGCGCCGCTGCAGGAGCCCGCCGAGGATCGGATAGCGGGCGTGGTCGTAGTTGAGGAAGGGGATCATCTTCTTCAACTGGTCGCGCTCGATCAGCTCGGCCGCCACGCCCTCCATCCACATGGCGTTGCCGCGCCGGATGTAAGCGTCGCGCTGGCCGTCGCTGTGGTAAAGCATGATGACGCCGCGCTGCGACAGCATCACATTATAGTTCAGCTCCCGCTCCAGCCCTTCCCAAAGCTTCATCGAGAATTCGTAGAACGGTTCGTTGCCCGGCAGCATGTAGTTGGAACGCACGATCGTCGTGTTCCGTCCGACATTTCCTGAGCCAAGATAGCCCTTCTCCAGTACGGCGACGTTTTTGACGCCGAATTCCTTGGCGAGATAGTAGGCTGCGGCGAGGCCATGACCGCCGCCGCCGATGATGATCACATCATAATGCGATTTCGGTTCGGCCTGTCGCCATTGCGGCTTCCATTTCAGATTTCCGGAAAGAGCGTTCTTGACGATCGAGAATGCGGAATAACGCATGAAGACATCCAGTTCACTTGCGCGGCCACCTTTGCACAAGCAAGGCGCAACGCAAAGATGCAAGACGCCTTGCGGCCGCAAAATGCCGCTGTAACGGGTTTTTCTCGCGGCAATGCCAGGAGCTTCCGCGATTGCGGCAAAGAGACAGATTTGAGTATGAAGGAAGGAAGGCTATCGGTGTTCCGCCAATCCCATGCGAATCGGGGCGCTGGCGCGGAAAAGAAGAATGGCGATGCTGGAAACATTGGAAAGATCGGCGCTCGCAGCCGGAAGGGCGATCCTGGACATTTACAACGCCGGACCGGCCATCAGCTATAAAGCCGACACCTCACCCGTTACCGACGCGGATCATGGTGCCGAACGCATAATCCTCGCCGATCTCACGGCGAGCTTTCCCGACATTCCCGTCATCGCTGAGGAAGCAGTCGCGGCGGGACATGTCCCCGATATTTCGGGAAAGCGCTTCTTTCTTGTTGATCCCCTGGACGGCACCAAGGAGTTCGTCGGGCGCAACAGCGATTTCACCGTCAACATCGCGTTGATCGAGGAGGGCGTGCCCGTTGCCGGCGTGGTTTATGCGCCCGCGCTCGGCATCCTCTATTCGGCAAGTTCCAAGAAGGCGAAGAAGGCCTTGATCGAGGATGATCACATAGCCGGACCTCAGGCGGTTATCGGCTGTCGCATCTGCGGCGATCGGCCGCTCGCACTGACCAGCCGCTGGCACAACAGCGCAGAGACGATCGCCTATCTCGCCGATCACGGCATTACCGACTATGAGGCTGTCGGTTCATCGCTGAAATTTTGCCTGCTGGCCGAAGGCCTTGCCGACATCTACCCGCGCTTCAGCCGCACCATGGAATGGGATACCGCGGCCGGCGACGCCATCCTGCGCGCGGCCGGCGGCGAGACGCTGACCATGGAAGGAAGCCCCCTCACCTACGGCAAGCGCAACCAGGACCACGACAGCGATTTTGCAAACCCTTGGTTCGTCGCCCGCGGCAGGCCGTGACGCCGGTGGCATCAGCCACCGCGCTGGCCATGCGCAGCCTCGATAAGGCTGCCGATCGTCATTTCGCTGAAGGGTTTGTCGATCCTCGGAATATCGCGCAGATGCTCCGGCCAGGGAAAGGATTCGCCGTATCCGCTGGTAAAGCCGACCATGATGCCGCGCGCGATCATGGCATCGGCGACGACGAAGCTTGTATCGTTATCGAGATTGACGTCGATGAGGGCAAAGTCGATGGAATGCGCGTTCGCGATTTCCATCGCCTGCTCGGCATTGGTGGCAACATGAACCTCTGCCACTCCCAGGGATGTGAGGATTTCCTCGGCGTCCATTGCAATGATGAAATTGTCTTCCAAAACGAGAACCGTCTTTATCGTCGGCGGAATTTCGTTGCTTTGCACTCCCGGCGCCCTTTCAGAAGCTCTGCCAGACCAAGGTTCGATCTCGAGCAACCAACCTAGGCGCTAAAGAGCGGTTCGGCACTTAAAAATGACATGTGACCGGTGCATCAGATGAATGGCCGCTTGTGCTCGCTGATACCCTTCCACTCGGCAATCGCAAGCAGCCCATCAATATCGCGCACGTTGCATCCCCCGTCCACCCAGCGAATGAGCCCGCGGTCGGCAAGCTTCTTCAGTGTCTTGTTGGTGTGGACGACCGAAAGGCCAAGCGTGTCGGCGACGTGTTGTTGGCGGATCGGGATCGCGACTCGATTGCCCCGAAAGAGGTCCAATACTTTTGCTCTTTGATAAAGGAAGGAGAGGAGATAGGCGGCCCTCTCGAGTGCGGAACGTCGGCCAATGCTCAGCAGATGCTCGTCGAGAATCCGTTCCTCCCGGGCCGCGATCCAGGTCAGATCATAAGCAAGGTCGGGGTGCCCGGTGAAAAGCTGATTGAGTCTGTCCCGTTCGAATACGCAGAGAGTAACCGGCGAAAGCGCCTCGATCGAATGCTGCATTTCTCCCATCAGACTGCCTTGCAGCCCGACGATGTCGCCGGGCATCACGTAGTTCAGGATCTGGCGGCGACCGTCGTCGAGCATCTTGTACCGAAAGCCCCAACCGGAAAGCACGGTGAAGAGATGAGCGCTGTGCGTGCCTTCAAGGAGTATTGTCGCGCCGCTATCGACTGCCAGTTCCCCCGTCTTGAAGTTCGAAACGAAGGCAAGTTCCTCGGCTGCGAAATCGCGAAAGAT
Proteins encoded:
- a CDS encoding branched-chain amino acid ABC transporter permease, which encodes MEYFVQQLVNGLTLGSIYGMIAIGYTMVYGIIGMINFAHGDIFMLGGFAALIVFLILTTFMAGVPVVLALLLMMIVGMLTAAIWNWTIERVAYRPLRGSFRLAPLITAIGMSIVLSNFIQVTQGPRNKPIPPLVSSVYDIFGIAISLKQIIIVIITAILLSVFWYIVNKTPLGRAQRATEQDRKMAALLGVDVDRTISVTFVMGAALAAVAGTMFLMYYGVVVFTDGFAPGVKAFTAAVLGGIGSLPGAVLGGLMIGLIESLWSAYFTIDYKDVATFSILAIVLIFKPSGILGRPEVEKV
- a CDS encoding sarcosine oxidase subunit gamma, encoding MIRDYYNRNALDEKLRGTPQSPGANHLAIGHRQAVALVLAIAGEEDAVEKLLSSATEFAVRFSAPGEWLVVSENDTPEALQRRLDALCSGRAHIVDQSDARVLLRLSGPSVRRILAKGIGLDLHPAAFETGTSANALCGHIAVNLARTGQDAFELIAPRSYAESLFDDLMTMGREHDLTAAFAG
- a CDS encoding sarcosine oxidase subunit alpha family protein; its protein translation is MTAYRLTTGGLVDRSRSLSFSFDGRPLRGFAGDTLASALLANDQLLVGRSFKYHRPRGIVSAGPSEPNALVTIGSGARSDPNTKATVAELYAGLTARSQNRWPSLGFDIGAVSNLLSPFIGAGFYYKTFMWPAQLWEKFYEPLIRRAAGLGRAVLERDPESYEKSWAHCDLLVVGGGPTGLMAALTAARAGLRVILADEDFRLGGSLLSETQAIDGAPAHVLADRVAAELQALPNVALLPRTTVFGWYDDNVFGAVERVQKHVAEPVAKLPTERVWRIVARRALLATGAEERPLVFGGNDRPGVMMAGALRIYTNRYGVAAGRSVAIFTSGSAGYQAARDLHAKGIAIAVIVDSRAAAEDAAPEGTRVIRSASVVDTKGRRRVSGIVVERSGFEELVPCDAIGMSGGWSPVIHLACQRGAKPVWSDQLSAFIAPDVGSGLRVAGAANGVYTLAGCLGDGVAKASAIAAELGFRPAQDILPETGEEADPHVTALWYVPGAKSKAFVDFQNDVHAKDLGLALREGFGHVEHAKRYTTSGMATDQGKLSNINAVGILAGMRGVSPADVGTTTFRPFYTPVSFGALAGTARDKHAAPTRKSPLHEWARKSGATFVESGHWYRSAWYPRAGEKAWRESVDREVLNVRANVGICDVSTLGKIELFGPDAAEFLNRLYCNALLKLPVGKARYGLMLREDGFVYDDGTVSRLAEEHFLVTTTTAMAGGVISHMEYCSQVLWPELKVRFCSVSDQWAQIAIAGPKARSVLQQLVEDDISDAAFPFLAAGAVTLKGGLKARLFRISFSGELAFELAVPAGFGVAVADQLMDVGRAFDICAYGVEALNVLRVEKGLPTHAEFDGRVTPDDAGLGRMVSSHKTDFIGKHLSSRYGLTAADRMQLVGLKPVDREKDIRAGAHLLREGMKPSTLSDQGWVSSACFSPALGHHIALAFLKSGRERYGERIVVWDKLRDQEVVAEVCDPVFVDPENARMKA
- a CDS encoding sarcosine oxidase subunit delta, which gives rise to MASLITCPHCGVRPKEEFAIRGDASLVRPVPTASDEAWHDYVYVRANPRGRTLEHWQHVAGCRRFLVVDRDTFTHEVHSVTDGAVFARENGR
- a CDS encoding sarcosine oxidase subunit beta family protein; this translates as MRYSAFSIVKNALSGNLKWKPQWRQAEPKSHYDVIIIGGGGHGLAAAYYLAKEFGVKNVAVLEKGYLGSGNVGRNTTIVRSNYMLPGNEPFYEFSMKLWEGLERELNYNVMLSQRGVIMLYHSDGQRDAYIRRGNAMWMEGVAAELIERDQLKKMIPFLNYDHARYPILGGLLQRRAGTARHDAVAWGYARGADRHGVDIIEHCEVTAIRRESGVVTGVETTKGFIGCGKLALAAAGNTSRVGEMAELKLPIESHVLQAFVTEALKPCIDHVIVYGGGHFYISQSDKGGLVFGAEIDGYTSYAQRGNLATAEHVMEEGVTMIPGLSRVRVLRSWAGVMDMSMDGSPIIDRTPIDNLYLNCGWCYGGFKATPASGYCFAHLIAKNDTHPVARALRLDRFARGYAVDEAGAGPQPNLH
- the cysQ gene encoding 3'(2'),5'-bisphosphate nucleotidase CysQ encodes the protein MLETLERSALAAGRAILDIYNAGPAISYKADTSPVTDADHGAERIILADLTASFPDIPVIAEEAVAAGHVPDISGKRFFLVDPLDGTKEFVGRNSDFTVNIALIEEGVPVAGVVYAPALGILYSASSKKAKKALIEDDHIAGPQAVIGCRICGDRPLALTSRWHNSAETIAYLADHGITDYEAVGSSLKFCLLAEGLADIYPRFSRTMEWDTAAGDAILRAAGGETLTMEGSPLTYGKRNQDHDSDFANPWFVARGRP
- a CDS encoding response regulator — translated: MQSNEIPPTIKTVLVLEDNFIIAMDAEEILTSLGVAEVHVATNAEQAMEIANAHSIDFALIDVNLDNDTSFVVADAMIARGIMVGFTSGYGESFPWPEHLRDIPRIDKPFSEMTIGSLIEAAHGQRGG
- a CDS encoding Crp/Fnr family transcriptional regulator translates to MANQASKNSKRTPCENCPLRRLAIFRDFAAEELAFVSNFKTGELAVDSGATILLEGTHSAHLFTVLSGWGFRYKMLDDGRRQILNYVMPGDIVGLQGSLMGEMQHSIEALSPVTLCVFERDRLNQLFTGHPDLAYDLTWIAAREERILDEHLLSIGRRSALERAAYLLSFLYQRAKVLDLFRGNRVAIPIRQQHVADTLGLSVVHTNKTLKKLADRGLIRWVDGGCNVRDIDGLLAIAEWKGISEHKRPFI